The proteins below come from a single Micromonospora citrea genomic window:
- a CDS encoding GntR family transcriptional regulator → MRISVDQGSAVPPYEQVRGQLAELIGTGRLAVGTRLPTVRQFAADLGLAANTVARAYRELEAAGLLETRGRHGTFVAPGRDDAVDRLQRAAADYAAEAARLGVPPSAALALVRAALDAARPG, encoded by the coding sequence GTGCGGATCTCGGTCGACCAGGGCTCGGCGGTGCCGCCGTACGAGCAGGTGCGCGGGCAGCTCGCGGAGCTGATCGGGACGGGCCGGCTGGCGGTCGGCACCCGGCTGCCGACGGTGCGGCAGTTCGCGGCGGACCTCGGGCTGGCGGCCAACACCGTGGCGCGGGCCTACCGGGAGCTGGAGGCGGCCGGTCTGCTGGAGACCCGGGGCCGGCACGGCACTTTCGTCGCACCCGGCCGCGATGATGCGGTGGACCGGTTGCAGCGGGCGGCGGCCGACTACGCCGCCGAGGCCGCCCGGTTGGGAGTGCCGCCGTCGGCGGCGCTCGCCCTGGTCCGCGCGGCGCTCGACGCGGCGCGCCCGGGCTGA
- a CDS encoding YihY/virulence factor BrkB family protein has translation MNAWGRIEAGIDRRISAARRRSAAVDHLWRAGVLYNDLLGGRLAAAIAYYGFFAVFALALVAYSIFGAILEDNDEVSAAAADFLRENLPFLDPVQIAESSGTVGVVGLIILGFTGIGWVEAIRSSQRLMYGLNQQPGNLVIRRLVDLGVLLVVFVLLGVSVAAVDALESLLRFMLRSTGSVGLTTVSAVLSVLVNAVLATLLLVAVPRLRMSRSRLRPVVLLVAVGITLLNTVGRYYVVRTERNPAYTVVAGAVGLLLYLYLLNQLVLFGAALAATSRRGRVVDLAEGPAPADLDADTDPGTPGGAG, from the coding sequence GTGAACGCGTGGGGCCGCATCGAGGCGGGCATCGACCGACGGATCAGCGCCGCGCGCCGCCGGTCCGCCGCGGTCGACCACCTGTGGCGGGCCGGCGTGCTCTACAACGACCTGCTGGGCGGGCGACTGGCCGCCGCAATCGCGTACTACGGCTTCTTCGCGGTGTTCGCGCTGGCGCTGGTCGCGTACTCGATCTTCGGGGCCATCCTGGAGGACAACGACGAGGTCAGCGCCGCCGCCGCCGACTTCCTGCGGGAGAACCTGCCGTTCCTGGACCCCGTGCAGATCGCCGAGAGCAGCGGCACGGTCGGGGTGGTCGGCCTGATCATCCTGGGCTTCACCGGCATCGGCTGGGTGGAGGCCATCCGCTCCTCGCAGCGGCTGATGTACGGGCTCAACCAGCAGCCCGGGAACCTGGTGATCCGCCGCCTGGTCGACCTCGGGGTGCTGCTCGTCGTCTTCGTGCTGCTCGGCGTCTCGGTGGCGGCGGTGGACGCGCTGGAGTCGCTGCTGCGGTTCATGCTGCGCAGCACCGGCTCGGTCGGCCTGACCACGGTCAGCGCGGTGCTCAGCGTGCTGGTCAACGCGGTGCTCGCCACCCTGCTGCTGGTGGCGGTGCCGCGGCTGCGGATGAGCCGGTCCCGGCTGCGCCCGGTGGTGCTGCTCGTCGCCGTCGGCATCACGCTGCTGAACACCGTCGGGCGGTACTACGTGGTGCGCACCGAGCGGAACCCGGCGTACACCGTGGTGGCCGGCGCGGTGGGGCTGCTGCTCTACCTCTACCTGCTCAACCAGCTGGTGCTCTTCGGCGCGGCGCTCGCCGCCACCAGCCGGCGCGGCCGCGTGGTGGACCTGGCGGAGGGTCCGGCGCCGGCCGACCTCGACGCGGACACGGATCCCGGCACCCCGGGCGGGGCCGGATGA
- a CDS encoding tetratricopeptide repeat protein has protein sequence MSDAGIVAQERALALNGVGRHAEAAQVLRDALAEQPDHVGLLVALARCHRSMGQLASAMRLVDQALGVARAQEHLLAEKARILLAAGQAGYAAAAAQRALALAPQSWEAHALFAEALLTMGNPTRVVVARRHADTARQIRRDIPDVHLLDARIHLRMGRLRAAREACRQALVLDPAHEPALALMARMDASRDRVGRAARGYSDALTADPQAHGSAVAHEAVTAALCWRLFDAAALAGVGHWALFALVDAGRPGRLAVAAALLTVVAGAILPVWRRQPPAVRLQLRRQLGSASVVLCLALTAVALAGLVVSGLAPGRDTPAGGMAALLLVPAAAILAFRVWRQLKRRAVPMVRWVGYRIWTRLVARANAPAPAADAAPPTV, from the coding sequence GTGAGCGATGCCGGAATCGTGGCGCAGGAGCGGGCGCTGGCCCTCAACGGCGTCGGGCGACACGCCGAGGCGGCGCAGGTGCTGCGCGACGCGCTGGCCGAGCAGCCCGACCACGTCGGGTTGCTGGTCGCGCTGGCCCGCTGCCACCGGTCGATGGGCCAACTGGCGTCGGCCATGCGCCTGGTCGACCAGGCCCTCGGCGTCGCCCGCGCCCAGGAGCACCTGCTCGCCGAGAAGGCCCGGATCCTGCTGGCAGCCGGGCAGGCCGGATACGCGGCGGCCGCCGCCCAGCGCGCCCTGGCGCTCGCGCCGCAGTCGTGGGAGGCCCACGCGCTCTTCGCCGAGGCGCTGCTGACCATGGGCAACCCCACCCGCGTCGTGGTCGCCCGCCGGCACGCCGACACCGCACGGCAGATCCGCCGCGACATCCCCGACGTGCACCTGCTGGACGCCCGGATCCACCTGCGGATGGGCCGGCTCCGCGCGGCGCGGGAGGCGTGCCGGCAGGCACTCGTCCTGGACCCGGCCCACGAGCCGGCCCTGGCCCTGATGGCGCGGATGGACGCGTCGCGGGACCGGGTCGGCCGCGCCGCCCGGGGATACTCCGACGCCCTGACCGCCGACCCGCAGGCCCACGGGTCCGCCGTGGCGCACGAGGCGGTCACCGCGGCCCTGTGCTGGCGGCTGTTCGACGCGGCGGCGCTGGCCGGCGTCGGCCACTGGGCGTTGTTCGCGCTGGTCGACGCCGGGCGGCCCGGACGGCTCGCCGTCGCAGCGGCCCTCCTGACGGTCGTCGCCGGGGCGATCCTGCCGGTCTGGCGCCGGCAGCCGCCCGCGGTCCGGCTCCAGCTCCGCCGCCAGCTCGGCTCGGCGTCCGTCGTGCTGTGCCTGGCGCTCACCGCGGTGGCGCTGGCCGGGCTGGTCGTCAGCGGCCTCGCCCCCGGCAGGGACACCCCCGCCGGCGGGATGGCCGCGCTGCTGCTGGTCCCGGCCGCCGCGATCCTCGCCTTCCGCGTCTGGCGGCAGCTCAAGCGCAGGGCCGTCCCGATGGTCCGCTGGGTCGGCTACCGGATCTGGACCCGCCTCGTGGCCCGCGCGAACGCACCGGCGCCGGCCGCCGACGCGGCACCGCCGACCGTGTAG
- the galE gene encoding UDP-glucose 4-epimerase GalE, with translation MKLLVTGGAGFIGSVVTRMLLDAGHEVVVLDDLRTGHREALAPDATHVDAPVHDAARVLTPQAGFDGVLHFAALIAAGESMVRPELYWHTNTVGTIALIDAVRAAGVPRLVFSSTAAVYGNPTELPIPETAVKAPTNTYGATKLAVDMALTSEAIAHGLAAVSLRYFNVAGAHLDGDVALGERHDPETHLIPIALEVAAGRREKLQLFGDDYPTVDGTCVRDYIHVADLARAHLLALDAATAGQHRIYNLGNGNGFTNRQVVDVVREVTGQPVPVEVAPRREGDPAELVASSALAREELGWVPRKPTLHDMVGDAWAFYRTHVLERR, from the coding sequence GTGAAACTGCTCGTCACCGGCGGCGCCGGCTTCATCGGCAGCGTGGTGACCCGGATGCTGCTCGACGCCGGCCACGAGGTGGTGGTCCTCGACGACCTGCGCACCGGTCACCGGGAGGCGCTCGCGCCCGACGCCACGCACGTCGACGCCCCGGTCCACGACGCCGCCCGGGTGCTCACCCCGCAGGCCGGCTTCGACGGCGTGCTGCACTTCGCCGCCCTCATCGCCGCCGGCGAGTCGATGGTCAGGCCCGAGCTCTACTGGCACACCAACACCGTCGGCACCATCGCCCTGATCGACGCCGTCCGCGCCGCCGGCGTGCCCCGGCTGGTCTTCTCCTCCACCGCCGCGGTCTACGGCAACCCCACCGAGCTGCCGATCCCGGAGACCGCCGTGAAGGCCCCCACCAACACGTACGGGGCCACCAAGCTCGCCGTCGACATGGCGCTCACCTCCGAGGCGATCGCCCACGGCCTCGCCGCCGTCTCGCTGCGCTACTTCAACGTCGCCGGGGCGCACCTCGACGGCGACGTCGCGCTCGGCGAGCGGCACGACCCGGAGACCCACCTGATCCCGATCGCCCTGGAGGTGGCCGCCGGCCGACGCGAGAAGCTCCAGCTCTTCGGCGACGACTACCCCACCGTCGACGGCACCTGCGTGCGCGACTACATCCACGTCGCCGACCTGGCCCGCGCCCACCTGCTGGCGCTCGACGCGGCGACCGCCGGCCAGCACCGGATCTACAACCTGGGCAACGGCAACGGCTTCACCAACCGTCAGGTGGTCGACGTGGTCCGCGAGGTCACCGGGCAGCCGGTGCCGGTCGAGGTGGCCCCGCGCCGCGAGGGCGACCCCGCCGAGCTGGTCGCCTCGTCGGCGCTGGCCCGCGAGGAGCTGGGCTGGGTGCCGCGAAAGCCGACCCTGCACGACATGGTCGGCGACGCCTGGGCCTTCTACCGCACGCACGTCCTGGAACGCCGGTGA
- a CDS encoding SRPBCC family protein, giving the protein MAEARTTAVETTVAATAERVWSALTEPGRISQWFGWEHEGLADEIRFIFVDHARPTPPDRIGMAGGQEIQLVGDGDRTRLRVVLPPPGGGEPWDAIAEGWRTFFEQLRFLLERRPSGRRRTVHLTGAATGAQALAALDAAGPAERWHDSPRQRIVVDAGGRLIGVAAGAPLGSSADVSPVSLTVSAYGVDEAELDRLRREWSDRWQAAVAAAG; this is encoded by the coding sequence ATGGCCGAAGCGCGGACGACCGCAGTCGAGACGACGGTGGCCGCGACCGCCGAGCGGGTCTGGTCGGCGCTGACCGAGCCGGGCCGGATCTCGCAGTGGTTCGGCTGGGAGCACGAGGGTCTGGCCGACGAGATCCGGTTCATCTTCGTCGACCATGCCCGACCCACCCCGCCGGACCGCATCGGGATGGCCGGCGGCCAGGAGATCCAGCTGGTCGGCGATGGCGACCGCACGCGGCTGCGGGTGGTCCTGCCCCCGCCGGGCGGCGGCGAGCCGTGGGACGCGATCGCGGAGGGCTGGCGCACCTTCTTCGAGCAGCTTCGCTTCCTGCTGGAGCGGCGGCCGTCGGGGCGACGGCGCACCGTCCACCTGACGGGCGCCGCGACCGGCGCGCAGGCCCTCGCCGCGCTCGACGCGGCGGGCCCGGCCGAGCGCTGGCACGACAGCCCGCGCCAGCGCATCGTCGTCGACGCCGGGGGCAGGCTGATCGGGGTGGCCGCCGGCGCGCCGCTGGGCAGCAGCGCCGACGTGTCACCCGTCAGCCTGACGGTCAGCGCCTACGGCGTGGACGAGGCCGAGCTCGACCGGCTGCGCCGGGAGTGGTCCGACCGCTGGCAGGCCGCGGTCGCCGCCGCCGGCTGA
- the galK gene encoding galactokinase has protein sequence MTDLARPGRPATDVAARATAGFRSAYGGEPAGRWAAPGRANLIGEHTDYNDGFVLPFALPLRTVAAAAGRPGQRWTVWSELSGETIDFGADEVAAPGRVTGWGAYVAGVVWALREAGHAVPGARLAIASDVPLGSGLSSSAALEAAVLAALVDLGGLDLPPERQPRLAQRAENAYVGAPTGIMDQSAVIRCRAGHALFLDCRDESVEHVPFDLDAAGLAVLVVDSRAPHRHADGEYSARRASCEAAAGLLGVPALRDVPVDGLPDALARLDDAETRRRVRHVVTEDQRVLDTVALLRAGSVREIGPLLTASHASMRDDFEITVPEVDTAVEAALSAGALGARMTGGGFGGCVLALVDAGRAETVAAAVTAAYAERGFAAPGHVTVLPGPGATRLD, from the coding sequence GTGACCGACCTCGCGCGCCCCGGGAGGCCGGCGACCGACGTCGCGGCCCGCGCCACCGCCGGCTTCCGCTCGGCGTACGGCGGGGAGCCCGCCGGCCGCTGGGCGGCTCCCGGCCGGGCCAACCTGATCGGCGAGCACACCGACTACAACGACGGCTTCGTGCTCCCCTTCGCCCTGCCGCTGCGCACCGTGGCAGCCGCCGCGGGTCGGCCCGGGCAGCGCTGGACGGTCTGGTCCGAGCTGTCCGGCGAGACGATCGACTTCGGCGCCGACGAGGTCGCCGCGCCCGGCCGGGTCACCGGTTGGGGCGCGTACGTGGCCGGGGTGGTCTGGGCGCTGCGGGAGGCCGGGCACGCGGTGCCCGGCGCCCGGCTGGCCATCGCCTCCGACGTGCCGCTCGGCTCCGGCCTGTCCTCCTCGGCGGCGCTGGAGGCCGCCGTGCTGGCCGCCCTGGTCGACCTCGGCGGGCTGGACCTGCCCCCCGAGCGGCAGCCCCGGTTGGCCCAGCGCGCCGAGAACGCCTACGTCGGCGCGCCGACCGGGATCATGGACCAGTCGGCCGTGATCCGCTGCCGCGCCGGCCACGCGCTCTTCCTGGACTGCCGCGACGAGTCGGTCGAGCACGTCCCGTTCGACCTGGACGCCGCCGGCCTGGCCGTGCTGGTGGTCGACAGCCGGGCCCCGCACCGGCACGCCGACGGCGAATACTCCGCCCGCCGCGCCTCCTGCGAGGCGGCGGCCGGGCTGCTCGGCGTGCCCGCCCTGCGCGACGTACCCGTCGACGGGCTGCCCGACGCGCTGGCCCGGCTCGACGACGCGGAGACCCGCCGCCGGGTGCGGCACGTGGTCACCGAGGACCAGCGGGTGCTCGACACCGTCGCCCTGCTGCGCGCCGGCAGCGTACGCGAGATCGGCCCGCTGCTCACCGCCTCGCACGCCTCGATGCGCGACGACTTCGAGATCACCGTGCCGGAGGTCGACACGGCCGTCGAGGCGGCCCTGTCGGCCGGTGCGCTCGGCGCGCGGATGACCGGCGGCGGCTTCGGCGGCTGCGTCCTCGCCCTGGTCGACGCCGGCCGCGCCGAGACGGTCGCCGCCGCCGTCACGGCCGCGTACGCCGAACGCGGCTTCGCCGCGCCCGGCCACGTCACCGTCCTGCCCGGCCCGGGGGCGACCCGGCTCGACTGA
- the cysD gene encoding sulfate adenylyltransferase subunit CysD, giving the protein MTAPAAYQVSHLDALEAESIFVMREVVAEMERPVLLFSGGKDSIVMLRLAQKAFAPANIPFPVMHVDTGHNFPEVLEYRDQRVAELGLQLVVASVPEALASGLVRESGDGMRNRIQTPVLLDAVEKHRFDALFGGARRDEEKARAKERVFSFRDEFGQWDPKNQRPELWSLYNGRHHPGESIRVFPLSNWTELDVWHYIARERIALPSIYYAHEREVVERDGMLYAVNEFFRPRAGEERFKARVRYRTVGDASCTAAVRSDADTVEKVIEEVAATRITERGATRGDDRVSEAAMEDRKREGYF; this is encoded by the coding sequence ATGACCGCCCCCGCCGCCTACCAGGTGTCCCACCTCGACGCGCTGGAGGCCGAGAGCATCTTCGTGATGCGCGAGGTGGTCGCCGAGATGGAGCGGCCGGTGCTGCTCTTCTCGGGCGGCAAGGACTCGATCGTGATGCTCCGGCTGGCCCAGAAGGCGTTCGCCCCGGCCAACATCCCGTTCCCGGTCATGCACGTGGACACCGGCCACAACTTCCCCGAGGTGCTGGAATACCGGGACCAGCGGGTCGCCGAGCTGGGGCTGCAGCTGGTGGTGGCGAGCGTCCCGGAGGCCCTGGCCAGCGGGCTGGTGCGGGAGTCGGGCGACGGGATGCGCAACCGGATCCAGACGCCGGTGCTGCTGGACGCGGTGGAGAAGCACCGGTTCGACGCGCTGTTCGGCGGCGCCCGCCGCGACGAGGAGAAGGCCCGCGCCAAGGAGCGGGTGTTCAGCTTCCGCGACGAGTTCGGCCAGTGGGACCCGAAGAACCAGCGTCCCGAGCTGTGGTCGCTCTACAACGGCCGGCACCACCCGGGCGAGTCGATCCGGGTCTTCCCGCTGTCCAACTGGACCGAGCTGGACGTCTGGCACTACATCGCCCGCGAGCGGATCGCCCTGCCGTCGATCTACTACGCGCACGAGCGCGAGGTGGTCGAGCGCGACGGCATGCTGTACGCGGTCAACGAGTTCTTCCGGCCCCGGGCGGGCGAGGAGCGGTTCAAGGCGCGGGTGCGCTACCGCACGGTGGGTGACGCGTCCTGCACCGCGGCGGTCCGCTCCGACGCCGACACGGTGGAGAAGGTCATCGAGGAGGTGGCGGCCACCCGGATCACCGAGCGCGGCGCGACCCGCGGCGACGACCGGGTCAGCGAGGCCGCCATGGAGGACCGCAAGCGGGAGGGCTACTTCTGA
- a CDS encoding 2'-5' RNA ligase family protein: MDRSVAGGVARSVDRRDGAPEAGDTIQIGIAVDIPEPWGGLLTRRRVEAGDPQVVPAHVTLLGPTEIPVAALPAVERHLTAVAAAHLPFTLHLRGTGTFRPVTQVVFVAVAAGISECELLAAAISAAPELRREARFPYHPHVTVAQDVAPEALDRAYEDLADFSAMFEVEAFTLFSHSGETRWQPRRDFRLGG, encoded by the coding sequence GTGGACAGGTCGGTGGCCGGAGGGGTGGCGCGCAGCGTGGATCGCAGGGACGGGGCGCCGGAGGCCGGCGACACCATCCAGATCGGCATCGCGGTGGACATCCCGGAGCCGTGGGGCGGCCTGCTCACCCGACGCCGGGTCGAGGCCGGCGACCCGCAGGTCGTGCCCGCGCACGTGACCCTGCTCGGGCCGACCGAGATCCCGGTGGCGGCGCTGCCGGCGGTGGAGCGGCACCTCACCGCGGTGGCCGCCGCCCACCTGCCGTTCACCCTGCACCTGCGCGGCACCGGCACCTTCCGGCCGGTGACCCAGGTGGTCTTCGTGGCCGTGGCCGCCGGGATCAGCGAGTGCGAGCTGCTCGCCGCCGCGATCAGCGCCGCCCCGGAGCTGCGCCGCGAGGCGCGCTTCCCGTACCACCCGCACGTCACCGTCGCGCAGGACGTCGCGCCGGAGGCGCTCGACCGGGCGTACGAGGACCTGGCCGACTTCTCCGCGATGTTCGAGGTGGAGGCGTTCACCCTCTTCTCGCACAGCGGGGAGACCCGGTGGCAGCCGCGCCGGGACTTCCGGCTGGGCGGCTGA
- the cysN gene encoding sulfate adenylyltransferase subunit CysN: protein MTTETVPPAGANPADTRAVPDARPMDLLRFATAGSVDDGKSTLIGRLLYDTKSLFTDQLAAVEAVSAARGDEYTNLALLTDGLRAEREQGITIDVAYRYFATPRRKFIIADTPGHIQYTRNMVTGASTADLALILVDARKGLVEQSRRHAFLCSLLRVPHLVLCVNKMDLVDYSQDVFERIADEFTAFAAKLDAPDLTVVPISALKGDNIVSRSENMPWYEGPSLLHHLERVHIASDRNLVDVRFPVQYVIRPQSTTVTDYRGYAGQVASGVLKPGDEVMVLPSGFTSRISAVETADGPVAEAFPPMSVTVRLADEIDISRGDMICRPNNAPAVAQDIEAMVCWMDETRPLQVGGRYAVKHTTRSARAIVRGLHYRLDINSLHRDESAGELRLNEIGRVRLRTTVPLLADEYRRNRTTGGFVIIDETTNRTVGAGMIVEAQ, encoded by the coding sequence ATGACCACCGAGACCGTCCCGCCGGCCGGCGCGAATCCGGCGGACACCCGGGCCGTGCCGGACGCCCGGCCGATGGACCTGCTGCGGTTCGCCACCGCCGGCAGCGTGGACGACGGCAAGTCGACACTGATCGGCCGGCTGCTCTACGACACGAAGTCGCTCTTCACCGACCAGCTCGCCGCCGTCGAGGCGGTCAGCGCGGCGCGGGGCGACGAGTACACGAACCTGGCGCTGCTCACCGACGGCCTGCGGGCCGAGCGGGAGCAGGGCATCACCATCGACGTGGCCTACCGTTACTTCGCCACCCCCCGGCGGAAGTTCATCATCGCGGACACGCCGGGGCACATCCAGTACACCCGGAACATGGTCACCGGGGCGTCGACGGCCGACCTGGCGCTGATCCTGGTGGACGCCCGCAAGGGGCTGGTCGAGCAGTCCCGGCGGCACGCGTTCCTCTGTTCGCTGCTGCGGGTGCCGCACCTGGTCCTCTGCGTCAACAAGATGGACCTGGTCGACTACTCGCAGGACGTCTTCGAGCGGATCGCGGACGAGTTCACCGCGTTCGCCGCGAAGCTCGACGCGCCCGACCTGACCGTGGTGCCGATCTCCGCGCTCAAGGGCGACAACATCGTCAGCCGGTCGGAGAACATGCCCTGGTACGAGGGGCCGTCGCTGCTGCACCACCTGGAGCGGGTGCACATCGCCAGCGACCGTAACCTGGTCGACGTCCGGTTCCCCGTGCAGTACGTGATCCGGCCGCAGTCCACCACCGTCACCGACTACCGCGGCTACGCCGGCCAGGTGGCCTCCGGGGTGCTCAAGCCGGGCGACGAGGTGATGGTGCTGCCGTCCGGCTTCACCAGCCGGATCTCCGCCGTGGAGACCGCCGACGGGCCGGTCGCGGAGGCGTTCCCGCCGATGTCGGTCACCGTACGCCTGGCGGACGAGATCGACATCTCCCGGGGCGACATGATCTGCCGGCCGAACAACGCCCCGGCGGTGGCGCAGGACATCGAGGCGATGGTGTGCTGGATGGACGAGACCCGCCCGCTCCAGGTCGGCGGCAGGTACGCCGTCAAGCACACCACCCGCTCGGCGCGGGCCATCGTGCGCGGCCTGCACTACCGGCTGGACATCAACTCGCTGCACCGGGACGAGTCGGCCGGCGAGCTGAGGCTCAACGAGATCGGTCGGGTGCGGCTGCGGACCACCGTGCCGTTGCTCGCGGACGAGTACCGCCGTAACCGCACCACCGGCGGATTCGTGATCATCGACGAGACCACCAACCGTACGGTCGGCGCGGGGATGATCGTCGAGGCGCAGTGA
- a CDS encoding hemolysin family protein, giving the protein MREAGGPGLRRRARNRPRREPGPLARAVARIVVRAADGATRAVTALLGASPAAGRERISEAELRDLVAANTLLDPFERRIIDEVLVAGASLVREVMMPRTEVVFLSARLTIAEAERLVRAETHTRYPVVDGTHDDVVGFVHLRDVLLRPDLDPCTTVGELTREVKRLPGSKRVLAALSEMRRERHHLAVVVDEYGGTAGIVTLEDLIEELIGEIHDEYDTAPDPVHAGLPAVVDGRLNLADFAERTGVTLPTGPYETVGGFVMAALGRLPVPGDEVPVTGGPADGGGPEPGAPPGGWLLRVHTLEGRRVARLTVSAVRVPEPRREATTRTPVGRSRPAGPS; this is encoded by the coding sequence ATGCGGGAGGCGGGTGGTCCCGGGCTGCGTCGACGCGCCCGGAATCGGCCGCGCCGCGAGCCCGGCCCGCTGGCCCGGGCCGTCGCCCGGATCGTCGTCCGCGCCGCCGACGGCGCCACCCGCGCGGTGACGGCCCTGCTCGGCGCCAGCCCGGCCGCCGGCCGGGAACGGATCAGCGAGGCGGAGCTGCGCGACCTGGTGGCCGCCAACACCCTGCTCGACCCGTTCGAACGCCGGATCATCGACGAGGTGCTGGTCGCCGGCGCGAGCCTGGTCCGCGAGGTGATGATGCCCCGCACCGAGGTGGTCTTCCTCTCCGCCCGGCTGACCATCGCCGAGGCGGAACGGCTGGTCCGGGCCGAGACGCACACCCGCTACCCGGTCGTCGACGGCACCCACGACGACGTGGTGGGCTTCGTGCACCTGCGCGACGTGCTGCTCCGCCCCGACCTCGACCCCTGCACCACGGTCGGCGAGCTGACCCGCGAGGTGAAGCGGCTGCCCGGCAGCAAGCGGGTGCTCGCCGCGCTCAGCGAGATGCGCCGGGAACGCCACCACCTCGCCGTGGTGGTCGACGAGTACGGCGGCACCGCCGGCATCGTCACCCTGGAGGACCTGATCGAGGAGCTGATCGGGGAGATCCACGACGAGTACGACACCGCCCCCGACCCGGTGCACGCCGGCCTGCCCGCCGTGGTGGACGGCCGGCTCAACCTCGCCGACTTCGCCGAGCGCACCGGCGTGACGCTGCCGACCGGGCCGTACGAGACGGTGGGCGGCTTCGTGATGGCGGCGCTGGGGCGGCTCCCGGTCCCCGGCGACGAGGTGCCCGTGACCGGCGGCCCGGCCGACGGCGGCGGCCCGGAACCCGGCGCCCCGCCCGGTGGCTGGCTGCTGCGGGTGCACACGCTGGAGGGGCGCCGGGTGGCCCGGCTCACCGTCTCCGCCGTGCGCGTGCCCGAGCCCCGGCGCGAGGCCACCACCCGCACGCCGGTGGGTCGGAGCCGACCCGCCGGCCCGTCATGA
- the trpS gene encoding tryptophan--tRNA ligase: protein MSDVPARPRVFSGIQPTADSFHLGNYLGAVRHWVALQDTHDAYYCVVDLHAITAGHDPKVLTQRSRLAAAQLFAVGLDPERSTLFVQSQVPEHPMLAWVLGCLTGFGEASRMTQFKDKSQKQGGERASVGLFTYPILQAADILLYQANAVPVGEDQRQHLELSRDLAQRFNSLFGQTFTVPAPHIVKDTAKITDLQDPTAKMSKSSSSPAGIIDLLEDPARSAKKIRSAVTDTGREIVFDSETKAGVSNLLTIYSALSGRSIDDLVAAYAGKGYGDLKKDLAEVVREFVTPIQERTRTYLDDPAQLDKLLAAGAEKARVVASATLRAVYERVGFFPPVRGE from the coding sequence ATGTCCGACGTTCCCGCCCGCCCCCGCGTCTTCTCCGGCATCCAGCCGACGGCCGACTCGTTCCACCTCGGCAACTACCTCGGCGCGGTGCGGCACTGGGTGGCCCTGCAGGACACCCACGACGCCTACTACTGCGTCGTCGACCTGCACGCGATCACCGCCGGGCACGACCCGAAGGTGCTCACCCAACGGTCCCGGCTGGCCGCCGCGCAGTTGTTCGCCGTGGGCCTCGACCCGGAGCGCAGCACGCTCTTCGTCCAGTCGCAGGTGCCGGAGCACCCGATGCTCGCCTGGGTGCTGGGCTGCCTCACCGGCTTCGGCGAGGCGAGCCGGATGACCCAGTTCAAGGACAAGTCGCAGAAGCAGGGCGGCGAGCGGGCGAGCGTCGGCCTGTTCACCTATCCGATCCTCCAGGCCGCCGACATCCTGCTCTACCAGGCGAACGCCGTGCCGGTGGGCGAGGACCAGCGCCAGCACCTGGAGCTCTCCCGCGACCTGGCCCAGCGGTTCAACTCGCTGTTCGGGCAGACCTTCACCGTGCCCGCGCCGCACATCGTCAAGGACACCGCGAAGATCACCGACCTGCAGGACCCGACGGCGAAGATGTCGAAGTCGTCGTCCTCGCCCGCCGGCATCATCGACCTGCTGGAGGATCCGGCCCGCTCGGCCAAGAAGATCCGCTCGGCGGTCACCGACACCGGGCGGGAGATCGTCTTCGACAGCGAGACCAAGGCCGGCGTCTCCAACCTGCTCACCATCTACTCCGCGCTCAGCGGGCGGAGCATCGACGACCTGGTGGCCGCGTACGCCGGCAAGGGCTACGGCGACCTGAAGAAGGACCTCGCCGAGGTGGTTCGGGAGTTCGTCACGCCGATCCAGGAGCGCACCCGGACCTACCTCGACGACCCGGCGCAGCTGGACAAGCTGCTCGCCGCCGGCGCCGAGAAGGCCCGCGTGGTCGCCTCGGCGACGCTGCGCGCCGTCTACGAGCGGGTCGGCTTCTTCCCGCCGGTGCGCGGCGAGTAG